The Drosophila mauritiana strain mau12 chromosome 2R, ASM438214v1, whole genome shotgun sequence genome has a segment encoding these proteins:
- the LOC117136058 gene encoding phospholipase D2 isoform X1: MMATSLDTKTSKNHEAQQLQLPRQASSGANLPHLQVRRHRRSISQLMASMVEYPTDDVYRPAHYGGYVNRGYDDIDSSYYFAQFEAMADAGTVGGALPPYALTNSDEEHGSGEEDASEENSNNEEGEGVFRDCTDEAVVEHHNRCLPEFQFSLVDSEYDETLAFPDSVTILSNVGDKPVLVERKETDDDEEEFDDEENNSVVLRHEIPFTSIYGPSVKFNSFQRKVFIPGREIHVRIVDTERSVTTHLLNPNLYTIELTHGPFKWTIKRRYKHFNSLHQQLSFFRTSLNIPFPSRSHKEKRTTLKATAREMADESTLKDLPSHTKVKQTSTPLRPEGRNSKIAGSNANNAMAIISPNHSSILAGLTPRRIQKKRKKKKKRKLPRFPNRPESLVTVENLSVRIKQLEDYLYNLLNISLYRSHHETLNFVEVSNVSFVPGMGIKGKEGVILKRTGSTRPGQAGCNFFGCFQKNCCVRCNYFCSDVVCGTWRNRWFFVKETCFGYIRPTDGSIRAVILFDQGFDVSTGIYQTGMRKGLQVLTNNRHIVLKCWTRRKCKEWMQYLKNTANSYARDFTLPNPHMSFAPMRANTHATWYVDGAQYMSAVADGLEAALEEIYIADWWLSPEIYMKRPALDGDYWRLDKILLRKAEQGVRVFVLLYKEVEMALGINSYYSKSTLAKHENIKVMRHPDHARGGILLWAHHEKIVVIDQTYAFMGGIDLCYGRWDDHLHRLTDLGSISTASFSGSTRRTPSLYFTKDDTDSAFGSRKSSRNAHYDTSAKERPPSPPPDEPSTSIELKTLKPGDRLLIPSTLVSSPGETPVESGIALEGMKLNTPEMERKNVLDRLKNNAMKGARMGKDFMHRLTATETEEKSAEVYTIESEDATDHEVNLNMASGGQEVAITTSSTQILSEFCGQAKYWFGKDYSNFILKDWMNLNSPFVDIIDRTTTPRMPWHDVGLCVVGTSARDVARHFIQRWNAMKLEKLRDNTRFPYLMPKSYHQVRLNPNLQQNRQQRVTCQLLRSVSAWSCGFIEADLVEQSIHDAYIQTITKAQHYVYIENQFFITMQLGMGVPGAHNNVRNQIGETLFKRIVRAHKERKPFRVYVIMPLLPGFEGDVGGSTGIAVRAITHWNYASISRGRTAILNRLQEAGIANPQNYISFHSLRNHSFLNNTPITELIYVHSKLLIADDRVVICGSANINDRSMIGKRDSEIAAILMDEEFEDGRMNGKKYPSGVFAGRLRKYLFKEHLGLLESEGSSRSDLDINDPVCDKFWHGTWRRISMQNTEIYDEVFKCIPTDFVKTFASLRKYQEEPPLAKTAPELAANRANDIQGYLVDLPLEFLNKEVLTPPGTSKEGLIPTSVWT, translated from the exons ATGATGGCCACGAGCTTGGATACCAAAACCAGCAAGAACCACGAGGCccagcaactgcagctgccCCGGCAGGCGTCATCGGGCGCCAACTTGCCACATTTGCAGGTCCGACGTCATCGCCGCAGCATCTCACAGCTGATGGCCAGCATGG TTGAATACCCCACTGACGATGTGTACCGGCCGGCGCACTATGGCGGCTACGTTAACAGAGGCTATGATGATATAGACAGTTCCTACTATTTTGCCCAGTTCGAGGCGATGGCAGATGCCGGCACCGTTGGAGGCGCCTTGCCGCCCTACGCACTTACCAACTCGGACGAAGAACATGGCAGCGGGGAGGAGGACGCGTCGGAGGAGAACTCAAACAATGAAGAGGGGGAGGGGGTGTTCCGGGACTGCACAGACGAAGCGGTCGTCGAGCATCATAACCGCTGCCTGCCGGAGTTTCAGTTCTCCCTGGTCGATTCTGAGTACGATGAGACCCTCGCTTTTCCTGATTCTGTGACCATTCTATCCAACGTGGGCGACAAGCCGGTGCTGGTGGAGCGCAAGGAGACGGACGATGATGAGGAGGAGTTTGACGACGAGGAAAACAACAGTGTAGTCCTGAGACACGAAATACCATTTACTAGCATATACGGGCCGAGCGTCAAGTTCAACTCGTTCCAGCGCAAGGTCTTCATCCCGGGCCGTGAGATTCATGTTCGGATCGTCGATACGGAGCGTAGCGTCACCACACATCTGCTAAACCCCAATCT GTACACAATCGAGCTGACCCACGGTCCCTTCAAGTGGACGATCAAGCGGCGCTACAAGCACTTTAACTCGTTGCACCAGCAGCTCAGCTTTTTCCGCACCTCGCTCAACATTCCTTTTCCCAGTCGCAGCCACAAGGAGAAGCGTACCACGCTGAAGGCCACAGCCCGAGAGATGGCTGACGAGTCCACTCTAAAGGACCTTCCTTCCCACACCAAGGTCAAACAAACTAGCACTCCGCTGAGGCCTGAAGGCAGAAACAGTAAAATCGCGGGCAGTAACGCCAACAATGCCATGGCTATCATCAGTCCCAATCACAGCTCCATTCTGGCGGGTCTAACACCACGTCGCATTCAAAAGAAGcgcaaaaagaagaagaaacgGAAGCTACCGCGATTCCCAAACCGACCGGAGAGTCTGGTCACCGTGGAGAATCTGAGCGTCAGAATAAAACAGCTGGAGGACTACTTGTACAACCTGCTGAACATCAGCTTGTACCGATCTCACCATGAAACG CTAAACTTCGTCGAAGTGTCTAATGTGTCCTTCGTTCCGGGAATGGGAATTAAGGGCAAGGAAGGCGTGATTTTAAAGCGAACTGGTTCGACGAGACCCGGGCAAGCAGGATGCAATTTTTTCGGGTGCTTTCAAAAGAACTGCTGTGTGCGCTGCAACTACTTTTGCTCTGACGTAGTTTGCGGCACGTGGCGGAACCGATGGTTTTTCGTAAAAGAGACCTGCTTCGGCTACATCCGTCCAACAGACGGCAGCATCCGGGCAGTGATCCTCTTTGACCAGGGCTTCGACGTTTCCACGGGCATCTATCAGACGGGCATGCGCAAGGGTTTGCAGGTACTGACGAACAACCGTCACATTGTGCTCAAGTGCTGGACACGGCGTAAGTGTAAGGAGTGGATGCAATACCTCAAGAACACTGCCAACTCGTATGCGCGCGACTTCACCCTGCCCAATCCGCACATGTCCTTCGCTCCGATGCGCGCCAACACCCATGCCACGTGGTATGTAGACGGCGCCCAGTATATGTCAGCCGTGGCCGACGGCTTAGAGGCAGCCCTCGAAGAGATCTATATTGCCGACTGGTGGCTCAGTCCCGAGATTTACATGAAGCGACCCGCACTCGACGGAGACTACTGGCGATTGGACAAGATCCTGTTGCGCAAGGCCGAACAGGGAGTGCGTGTCTTCGTGCTGCTCTACAAGGAGGTTGAAATGGCACTTGGCATAAACAGCTACTACAGCAAGTCCACGCTGGCCAAGCACGAAAACATCAAG GTCATGCGTCATCCGGACCATGCTAGAGGAGGTATTTTGCTTTGGGCACATCACGAAAAGATCGTCGTAATCGACCAAACCTATGCGTTCATGGGAGGTATTGATTTGTGCTATGGGCGTTGGGATGATCACCTCCATCGGCTAACGGACCTGGGAAGCATATCTACGGCATCTTTTTCTGGCAGCACGCGTCGAACGCCAAGCTTGTACTTCACCAAAGACGACACGGACTCAGCTTTCGGATCACGTAAGTCCTCGCGAAACGCTCACTACGATACCTCCGCCAAGGAAAGGCCACCGTCCCCACCCCCGGATGAGCCCAGTACTAGCATAGAGTTGAAAACTCTAAAGCCTGGCGATCGCCTGCTTATACCGTCTACGCTCGTTTCGAGTCCGGGAGAAACTCCCGTAGAATCGGGAATCGCTTTAGAAGGGATGAAACTCAACACCCCTGAAATGGAGCGTAAGAACGTACTCGATCGCCTGAAGAACAACGCGATGAAGGGCGCCCGTATGGGCAAGGACTTTATGCACCGTCTAACAGCCACTGAGACGGAGGAAAAATCTGCCGAGGTGTACACTATCGAGTCCGAGGATGCTACGGACCACGAAGTCAACCTTAACATGGCTTCAGGTGGGCAGGAAGTGGCGATTACCACTAGCAGTACACAAATACTCAGTGAGTTCTGCGGCCAGGCAAAGTACTGGTTCGGCAAGGATTACTCCAACTTTATACTTAAAGACTGGATGAACCTAAACTCGCCGTTCGTGGATATCATAGATCGAACAACAACACCGCGGATGCCGTGGCACGACGTGGGTCTGTGTGTGGTGGGTACTTCCGCTAGGGATGTGGCACGCCATTTCATTCAGCGCTGGAATGCCATGAAGCTGGAGAAACTACGCGATAACACGAGGTTTCCCTATCTGATGCCAAAAAGCTATCACCAAGTGAGGCTCAATCCTAACCTTCAGCAAAACCGTCAGCAGCGGGTCACGTGCCAGCTACTTCGGAGCGTCTCCGCCTGGAGCTGCGGCTTTATAGAGGCGGATCTTGTGGAGCAAAGCATCCACGATGCCTACATCCAGACGATCACAAAGGCGCAGCACTACGTGTACAtcgaaaatcaattttttatCACTATGCAGTTGGGCATGGGTGTGCCAGGCGCTCATAACAATGTGCGCAATCAAATCGGGGAAACACTCTTTAAACGGATTGTTCGGGCGCACAA GGAACGGAAGCCTTTCCGAGTTTATGTGATTATGCCGCTTCTACCGGGCTTTGAGGGCGATGTGGGTGGCAGTACTGGGATAGCAGTCAGAGCCATTACACACTGGAACTATGCATCCATTTCCAG GGGACGCACAGCAATTTTGAACCGCCTGCAGGAGGCGGGTATTGCCAATCCGCAAAACTATATCTCATTCCACAGCCTGCGTAACCATTCTTTTTTGAATAACACACCCATAACGGAGTTGATATATGTCCACTCAAAGCTCTTGATAGCCGACGATCGCGTTGTGATCTGCGGTTCGGCAAACATTAACGATCGGTCTATGATCGGAAAGCGGGACTCCGAGATAGCGGCTATTCTAATGGACGAGGAGTTTGAGGACGGACGCATGAATGGCAAGAAGTATCCGAGCGGAGTGTTTGCCGGACGCCTTCGAAAATACCTTTTTAAAGAACACTTAG GCCTCCTGGAAAGCGAAGGTTCCAGTCGGTCTGACCTGGACATTAACGATCCTGTTTGCGATAAGTTTTGGCACGGCACATGGCGTAGGATTTCAATGCAGAACACAGAGATTTACGACGAGGTGTTTAAGTGCATCCCCACTGACTTTGTAAAGACCTTTGCCAGCCTTCGCAAATACCAGGAGGAGCCCCCTCTTGCCAAAACCGCCCCTGAGCTAGCTGCCAACAGAGCCAACGACATTCAG
- the LOC117136058 gene encoding phospholipase D2 isoform X2, with protein sequence MADAGTVGGALPPYALTNSDEEHGSGEEDASEENSNNEEGEGVFRDCTDEAVVEHHNRCLPEFQFSLVDSEYDETLAFPDSVTILSNVGDKPVLVERKETDDDEEEFDDEENNSVVLRHEIPFTSIYGPSVKFNSFQRKVFIPGREIHVRIVDTERSVTTHLLNPNLYTIELTHGPFKWTIKRRYKHFNSLHQQLSFFRTSLNIPFPSRSHKEKRTTLKATAREMADESTLKDLPSHTKVKQTSTPLRPEGRNSKIAGSNANNAMAIISPNHSSILAGLTPRRIQKKRKKKKKRKLPRFPNRPESLVTVENLSVRIKQLEDYLYNLLNISLYRSHHETLNFVEVSNVSFVPGMGIKGKEGVILKRTGSTRPGQAGCNFFGCFQKNCCVRCNYFCSDVVCGTWRNRWFFVKETCFGYIRPTDGSIRAVILFDQGFDVSTGIYQTGMRKGLQVLTNNRHIVLKCWTRRKCKEWMQYLKNTANSYARDFTLPNPHMSFAPMRANTHATWYVDGAQYMSAVADGLEAALEEIYIADWWLSPEIYMKRPALDGDYWRLDKILLRKAEQGVRVFVLLYKEVEMALGINSYYSKSTLAKHENIKVMRHPDHARGGILLWAHHEKIVVIDQTYAFMGGIDLCYGRWDDHLHRLTDLGSISTASFSGSTRRTPSLYFTKDDTDSAFGSRKSSRNAHYDTSAKERPPSPPPDEPSTSIELKTLKPGDRLLIPSTLVSSPGETPVESGIALEGMKLNTPEMERKNVLDRLKNNAMKGARMGKDFMHRLTATETEEKSAEVYTIESEDATDHEVNLNMASGGQEVAITTSSTQILSEFCGQAKYWFGKDYSNFILKDWMNLNSPFVDIIDRTTTPRMPWHDVGLCVVGTSARDVARHFIQRWNAMKLEKLRDNTRFPYLMPKSYHQVRLNPNLQQNRQQRVTCQLLRSVSAWSCGFIEADLVEQSIHDAYIQTITKAQHYVYIENQFFITMQLGMGVPGAHNNVRNQIGETLFKRIVRAHKERKPFRVYVIMPLLPGFEGDVGGSTGIAVRAITHWNYASISRGRTAILNRLQEAGIANPQNYISFHSLRNHSFLNNTPITELIYVHSKLLIADDRVVICGSANINDRSMIGKRDSEIAAILMDEEFEDGRMNGKKYPSGVFAGRLRKYLFKEHLGLLESEGSSRSDLDINDPVCDKFWHGTWRRISMQNTEIYDEVFKCIPTDFVKTFASLRKYQEEPPLAKTAPELAANRANDIQGYLVDLPLEFLNKEVLTPPGTSKEGLIPTSVWT encoded by the exons ATGGCAGATGCCGGCACCGTTGGAGGCGCCTTGCCGCCCTACGCACTTACCAACTCGGACGAAGAACATGGCAGCGGGGAGGAGGACGCGTCGGAGGAGAACTCAAACAATGAAGAGGGGGAGGGGGTGTTCCGGGACTGCACAGACGAAGCGGTCGTCGAGCATCATAACCGCTGCCTGCCGGAGTTTCAGTTCTCCCTGGTCGATTCTGAGTACGATGAGACCCTCGCTTTTCCTGATTCTGTGACCATTCTATCCAACGTGGGCGACAAGCCGGTGCTGGTGGAGCGCAAGGAGACGGACGATGATGAGGAGGAGTTTGACGACGAGGAAAACAACAGTGTAGTCCTGAGACACGAAATACCATTTACTAGCATATACGGGCCGAGCGTCAAGTTCAACTCGTTCCAGCGCAAGGTCTTCATCCCGGGCCGTGAGATTCATGTTCGGATCGTCGATACGGAGCGTAGCGTCACCACACATCTGCTAAACCCCAATCT GTACACAATCGAGCTGACCCACGGTCCCTTCAAGTGGACGATCAAGCGGCGCTACAAGCACTTTAACTCGTTGCACCAGCAGCTCAGCTTTTTCCGCACCTCGCTCAACATTCCTTTTCCCAGTCGCAGCCACAAGGAGAAGCGTACCACGCTGAAGGCCACAGCCCGAGAGATGGCTGACGAGTCCACTCTAAAGGACCTTCCTTCCCACACCAAGGTCAAACAAACTAGCACTCCGCTGAGGCCTGAAGGCAGAAACAGTAAAATCGCGGGCAGTAACGCCAACAATGCCATGGCTATCATCAGTCCCAATCACAGCTCCATTCTGGCGGGTCTAACACCACGTCGCATTCAAAAGAAGcgcaaaaagaagaagaaacgGAAGCTACCGCGATTCCCAAACCGACCGGAGAGTCTGGTCACCGTGGAGAATCTGAGCGTCAGAATAAAACAGCTGGAGGACTACTTGTACAACCTGCTGAACATCAGCTTGTACCGATCTCACCATGAAACG CTAAACTTCGTCGAAGTGTCTAATGTGTCCTTCGTTCCGGGAATGGGAATTAAGGGCAAGGAAGGCGTGATTTTAAAGCGAACTGGTTCGACGAGACCCGGGCAAGCAGGATGCAATTTTTTCGGGTGCTTTCAAAAGAACTGCTGTGTGCGCTGCAACTACTTTTGCTCTGACGTAGTTTGCGGCACGTGGCGGAACCGATGGTTTTTCGTAAAAGAGACCTGCTTCGGCTACATCCGTCCAACAGACGGCAGCATCCGGGCAGTGATCCTCTTTGACCAGGGCTTCGACGTTTCCACGGGCATCTATCAGACGGGCATGCGCAAGGGTTTGCAGGTACTGACGAACAACCGTCACATTGTGCTCAAGTGCTGGACACGGCGTAAGTGTAAGGAGTGGATGCAATACCTCAAGAACACTGCCAACTCGTATGCGCGCGACTTCACCCTGCCCAATCCGCACATGTCCTTCGCTCCGATGCGCGCCAACACCCATGCCACGTGGTATGTAGACGGCGCCCAGTATATGTCAGCCGTGGCCGACGGCTTAGAGGCAGCCCTCGAAGAGATCTATATTGCCGACTGGTGGCTCAGTCCCGAGATTTACATGAAGCGACCCGCACTCGACGGAGACTACTGGCGATTGGACAAGATCCTGTTGCGCAAGGCCGAACAGGGAGTGCGTGTCTTCGTGCTGCTCTACAAGGAGGTTGAAATGGCACTTGGCATAAACAGCTACTACAGCAAGTCCACGCTGGCCAAGCACGAAAACATCAAG GTCATGCGTCATCCGGACCATGCTAGAGGAGGTATTTTGCTTTGGGCACATCACGAAAAGATCGTCGTAATCGACCAAACCTATGCGTTCATGGGAGGTATTGATTTGTGCTATGGGCGTTGGGATGATCACCTCCATCGGCTAACGGACCTGGGAAGCATATCTACGGCATCTTTTTCTGGCAGCACGCGTCGAACGCCAAGCTTGTACTTCACCAAAGACGACACGGACTCAGCTTTCGGATCACGTAAGTCCTCGCGAAACGCTCACTACGATACCTCCGCCAAGGAAAGGCCACCGTCCCCACCCCCGGATGAGCCCAGTACTAGCATAGAGTTGAAAACTCTAAAGCCTGGCGATCGCCTGCTTATACCGTCTACGCTCGTTTCGAGTCCGGGAGAAACTCCCGTAGAATCGGGAATCGCTTTAGAAGGGATGAAACTCAACACCCCTGAAATGGAGCGTAAGAACGTACTCGATCGCCTGAAGAACAACGCGATGAAGGGCGCCCGTATGGGCAAGGACTTTATGCACCGTCTAACAGCCACTGAGACGGAGGAAAAATCTGCCGAGGTGTACACTATCGAGTCCGAGGATGCTACGGACCACGAAGTCAACCTTAACATGGCTTCAGGTGGGCAGGAAGTGGCGATTACCACTAGCAGTACACAAATACTCAGTGAGTTCTGCGGCCAGGCAAAGTACTGGTTCGGCAAGGATTACTCCAACTTTATACTTAAAGACTGGATGAACCTAAACTCGCCGTTCGTGGATATCATAGATCGAACAACAACACCGCGGATGCCGTGGCACGACGTGGGTCTGTGTGTGGTGGGTACTTCCGCTAGGGATGTGGCACGCCATTTCATTCAGCGCTGGAATGCCATGAAGCTGGAGAAACTACGCGATAACACGAGGTTTCCCTATCTGATGCCAAAAAGCTATCACCAAGTGAGGCTCAATCCTAACCTTCAGCAAAACCGTCAGCAGCGGGTCACGTGCCAGCTACTTCGGAGCGTCTCCGCCTGGAGCTGCGGCTTTATAGAGGCGGATCTTGTGGAGCAAAGCATCCACGATGCCTACATCCAGACGATCACAAAGGCGCAGCACTACGTGTACAtcgaaaatcaattttttatCACTATGCAGTTGGGCATGGGTGTGCCAGGCGCTCATAACAATGTGCGCAATCAAATCGGGGAAACACTCTTTAAACGGATTGTTCGGGCGCACAA GGAACGGAAGCCTTTCCGAGTTTATGTGATTATGCCGCTTCTACCGGGCTTTGAGGGCGATGTGGGTGGCAGTACTGGGATAGCAGTCAGAGCCATTACACACTGGAACTATGCATCCATTTCCAG GGGACGCACAGCAATTTTGAACCGCCTGCAGGAGGCGGGTATTGCCAATCCGCAAAACTATATCTCATTCCACAGCCTGCGTAACCATTCTTTTTTGAATAACACACCCATAACGGAGTTGATATATGTCCACTCAAAGCTCTTGATAGCCGACGATCGCGTTGTGATCTGCGGTTCGGCAAACATTAACGATCGGTCTATGATCGGAAAGCGGGACTCCGAGATAGCGGCTATTCTAATGGACGAGGAGTTTGAGGACGGACGCATGAATGGCAAGAAGTATCCGAGCGGAGTGTTTGCCGGACGCCTTCGAAAATACCTTTTTAAAGAACACTTAG GCCTCCTGGAAAGCGAAGGTTCCAGTCGGTCTGACCTGGACATTAACGATCCTGTTTGCGATAAGTTTTGGCACGGCACATGGCGTAGGATTTCAATGCAGAACACAGAGATTTACGACGAGGTGTTTAAGTGCATCCCCACTGACTTTGTAAAGACCTTTGCCAGCCTTCGCAAATACCAGGAGGAGCCCCCTCTTGCCAAAACCGCCCCTGAGCTAGCTGCCAACAGAGCCAACGACATTCAG